In the Elizabethkingia bruuniana genome, AAAAACAGCTATTCAAGATACAAAGAGGAAAAAGAAGACTTTATCATTGCCAACAAACATTACAATGTAATCCCAAACCCGGATATGTCAGTTTATAATTATGATTCCGGTTCTAACCAATACATCGGTAAGAATATAGAAGAAAATGCAGAATATTATAATGATAACCCATTTAATGATGCCCGTTATGTCCGAAAGTTCTCGAAAATACAACCTGAATCGAGATCCTATAGCAGAATAGCAGAAAAGGAAATTCTGCCCTCTACAGTATTTTTCAGTAAGTGCAATGATGCTTCCGGTAAAAGCTATCGTTACAAAGGCCTGCCAAAATCAGGATTAGAAGCCCAATACGAAAAAATGCCTCTGACGACTATTCCGTCACCTCCAATGCTGCCTGTACCTGCAAAAAAATGACGGTAATTGTATTTTAGTATACAAAGCTTGTAAACCAAAACTATTTTCTTCGGGTATTGTTCGACTCTTCTTCGAGAGTTGTTCGAGAAAAGTGCCTTTTTTCCGAAGCTTGCCCGAAGGATCCTCGAACAAGCCTCGAATAAAACGCTCTTAAAGCCTTTCAGGCCGATGATTTCGGTGTGTTATAAAAAAGATATAGTATAAATTTTTGAAGAAATCATTAATTCTGAGTATATCTCATTACAATAATATCTGAATCATTAGTTATTTCTTCAAAGCCTGCTTTTTTATACAGATTAAAAGCTTTGATATTGTCAGGTTTTACTTCCAGTTCTATCTCTATATTATGAAATCTGCACCTTGCTTCCTGAATAACCGCTAGTATAAGTCCCATTCCAATATTATTACCCTGAAAACCTTTTCTCACATACATTTGTAAAATATTGCCTGTATTGTTTCCAACATTTACAAAAGCACATATCCCCGATAATTCGTTATCTATGAATACTCCTGTTACAAATCTTTTCGGCATTTGATTTTCAATATCTTCTTCCAGCCAGAGTTTTTCCATTTTTACAGACTCTTCATAACTGGCACTAAATGCCTCCGGAAATTCTTTAAGACTTTCCAAACGGATCATTCTGTATGCCCCACTTTCATTTGGTAAAATATTTCGATATTCAATCCTCATACTCTGTTTCCATATCTTTTTTGCAATGCTAAATATACTGATTCCCCGACCAGAAACCACTCTTTTTGCTGTTTAAAACTAATTGTGCAGATATATTATTCATAAAGGAGAACAAAATCTATAAATTGTTAATAATAGATTTAAATAAAAATATTTAATTTTACACAAGCATTAAATAAATGCATTCTATGAAAAAAAACTATCGCTTCTGTAAACTGTCAAACTTTATAATATGCCGGAATTGAAAATGCAGGATGCCCAATTGCTTTTAAAAAAGATCTATGCTAACCCAAAGAATTATGATCTGAAAAGCATCGATGGTGTGGTTTCTGGCGGAGACGATCAGGTAAGTTTCCGACTTTACAAAACAAAAGAAAAGGTTGTTTTTGAAGTTATTGTAGATGAATTAATTTTTAAAAACAGCACCGGAGACTGGACAAATTCTCTAATCATGCTGGAAAATGCTATCCGAAAAATAGAAGGGGAAGCAGAAAATTCCAAAATAGAACAGGCTATAGATAAACTCAGGAAATACCTGGCCGAAAAATAAATCAACTTTTTAAAGCAGACTTTTTAGTTTGCTTTTTTTATATTAATAATTAAAAAGCAGCATTACAATAAAAAGCACACGAATAATACTTAATATTCCGAACAATAAAAATATATTGCTGTAACTTAACATTTCATTTTATCTAAAATCTTATTGATATTATCTCCTTATCTTTGCAGCATTGAAAGTAGATACAGAGAATATTCTGCAACTTTCCTGTA is a window encoding:
- a CDS encoding GNAT family N-acetyltransferase codes for the protein MRIEYRNILPNESGAYRMIRLESLKEFPEAFSASYEESVKMEKLWLEEDIENQMPKRFVTGVFIDNELSGICAFVNVGNNTGNILQMYVRKGFQGNNIGMGLILAVIQEARCRFHNIEIELEVKPDNIKAFNLYKKAGFEEITNDSDIIVMRYTQN